The proteins below are encoded in one region of Bos indicus x Bos taurus breed Angus x Brahman F1 hybrid chromosome 2, Bos_hybrid_MaternalHap_v2.0, whole genome shotgun sequence:
- the PLA2G5 gene encoding calcium-dependent phospholipase A2, producing the protein MKGLLMLAWFLACSVPAVPGSLLDLKSMIEKVTGKPALKYYGFYGCYCGWGGHGTPMDGTDWCCWKHDHCYAQMETQDCDVLTQAYRYRVAWGFIICEHGSRCQQQLCACDQKFVYCLKRNMRSYNPLYQYFPNFLCT; encoded by the exons ATGAAGGGCCTCCTCATGCTGGCTTGGTTCCTGGCTTGTA GTGTGCCTGCTGTCCCAGGGAGCTTGCTGGACCTGAAGTCGATGATTGAGAAGGTGACTGGAAAGCCCGCCCTGAAGTACTATGGCTTCTACGGCTGTTACTGTGGCTGGGGGGGTCATGGCACCCCCATGGATGGGACTGATTG GTGCTGTTGGAAGCATGACCACTGCTACGCCCAGATGGAGACACAAGACTGTGACGTCTTGACACAGGCCTACAGATACAGGGTTGCGTGGGGCTTCATCATCTGCG AACACGGGTCCCGCTGCCAGCAGCAGCTCTGCGCATGCGATCAGAAATTCGTCTACTGCCTGAAAAGAAACATGAGGAGCTACAACCCTCTTTATCAATACTTTCCCAACTTCCTCTGCACCTAG